A region from the Streptosporangium sp. NBC_01756 genome encodes:
- a CDS encoding ATP-dependent DNA helicase UvrD2, translating into MEPDDVLVGLDPEQREVAQALHGPVCVLAGAGTGKTRAITHRIAHAVRSGVADPQSVLAVTFTTRAAGELRQRLRELGTPGVQARTFHAAALRQLTYFWPRVIGGDPPKVIESKLPLLIDACRVIRRNADRSELRDIASEIEWAKATQVGPEDYAEAAAKAGRIPPVPAEEVFRLYDAYETLRRDRHLVDFETILELTAAVMTEHREVASQIRQQYRYFVVDEYQDVNPLQKLLLDTWLGGRDDLCVVGDPNQTIYSFTGATPHYLTGFSVEHPGAAVIKLVRDYRSTPQVVSLANRVLDAARTPHRLALIAQRPDGPEPVFAEYDDESAEAEGVARAVKKLADGGVPTREIAVLFRVNAQSEAYEQAFAQLGIPYLLRGADRFFERPEVRQAVVLLRGAARSAADDDELAPTVHHILAGIGLTPQAPGGGKAREKWESLKALADLAEDLATKGGDLRAFVTELERRASEQQAPPVEGVTLASLHAAKGLEWDAVFLVGVTDGMLPIIYAETPGQIEEERRLLYVGITRARAHLALSWALARSPGGRRSRKPSRFLDGLTGRLAAPRRAAVPAAKDRRTLAAPVNCRICAKTLVAAAEQKLGRCTGCPADYDEALLERLKAWRTSAAKEAKVPTYVIFTDVTLQAIAERAPVAEQDLLAITGIGRVKLERYGEAVFALCRAAAD; encoded by the coding sequence ATGGAGCCCGACGACGTCCTGGTGGGGCTGGATCCCGAACAGCGCGAGGTGGCGCAGGCCCTCCACGGTCCGGTCTGCGTGCTCGCGGGGGCCGGCACCGGCAAGACACGGGCGATCACCCATCGCATCGCGCACGCCGTACGCAGCGGGGTGGCCGACCCCCAGAGCGTGCTGGCCGTGACGTTCACCACACGCGCGGCGGGGGAACTCAGGCAGCGGTTGCGGGAGCTCGGCACGCCGGGAGTGCAGGCCCGCACCTTCCACGCCGCCGCGCTGCGCCAGCTCACCTATTTCTGGCCGCGGGTCATCGGCGGCGACCCGCCCAAGGTGATCGAGTCGAAGCTCCCCCTGCTGATCGACGCCTGCCGCGTCATCCGCAGGAACGCGGACCGGTCCGAGCTGCGCGACATCGCCTCCGAGATCGAGTGGGCCAAGGCCACCCAGGTCGGTCCCGAGGACTACGCCGAGGCCGCGGCGAAGGCCGGGCGGATCCCGCCGGTCCCCGCCGAAGAGGTGTTCCGCCTCTACGACGCCTACGAGACCCTCCGGCGCGACCGGCATCTGGTCGACTTCGAGACCATCCTCGAACTCACCGCCGCCGTGATGACCGAGCACCGGGAGGTGGCCTCCCAGATCCGCCAGCAGTACCGCTACTTCGTCGTGGACGAGTATCAGGACGTCAACCCGCTGCAGAAGCTGCTGCTCGACACCTGGCTCGGCGGGCGCGACGACCTCTGCGTGGTCGGCGACCCGAACCAGACGATCTACTCCTTCACCGGAGCCACTCCCCACTACCTGACAGGCTTCTCCGTCGAGCATCCCGGCGCCGCCGTGATCAAGCTGGTCCGCGACTACCGGTCCACCCCCCAGGTCGTCTCCCTGGCCAACCGGGTCCTCGACGCGGCCCGGACCCCGCACCGGCTCGCGCTGATCGCCCAGCGTCCCGACGGCCCCGAACCCGTCTTCGCCGAGTACGACGACGAGTCCGCCGAGGCGGAAGGGGTGGCCCGCGCGGTGAAGAAGCTCGCGGACGGAGGCGTGCCGACCCGCGAGATCGCCGTGCTGTTCCGGGTGAACGCCCAGTCCGAGGCCTACGAGCAGGCCTTCGCCCAGCTGGGCATCCCCTACCTGCTGCGCGGCGCCGACCGTTTCTTCGAGCGCCCCGAGGTCCGTCAGGCCGTCGTGCTGCTGCGCGGCGCCGCCCGTTCGGCGGCGGACGACGACGAGCTGGCCCCGACCGTCCACCACATCCTCGCCGGGATCGGCCTGACCCCCCAGGCACCCGGAGGCGGCAAGGCCCGTGAGAAGTGGGAGTCGCTGAAGGCCCTGGCCGACCTCGCCGAGGACCTCGCCACCAAGGGCGGGGACCTGCGCGCCTTCGTGACAGAGCTGGAGCGCCGGGCCAGCGAGCAGCAGGCGCCGCCGGTCGAGGGTGTGACATTGGCCTCACTGCACGCCGCCAAGGGCCTGGAGTGGGACGCGGTCTTCCTGGTCGGCGTGACCGACGGCATGCTGCCGATCATCTATGCCGAGACGCCCGGCCAGATCGAGGAGGAGCGCCGCCTTCTCTACGTCGGCATCACCCGGGCCCGTGCCCATCTGGCGCTGTCGTGGGCGCTGGCGCGCTCACCGGGAGGGCGCCGCTCCAGGAAGCCCTCCCGCTTCCTCGACGGCCTCACGGGCCGTCTGGCCGCGCCGCGCCGCGCCGCGGTGCCCGCCGCCAAGGACCGCCGTACGCTCGCCGCACCGGTGAACTGCCGGATCTGCGCCAAGACCCTTGTCGCCGCCGCCGAGCAGAAGCTCGGCAGGTGCACCGGCTGCCCGGCCGACTACGACGAGGCACTGCTGGAGCGCCTGAAAGCGTGGCGCACGAGCGCCGCCAAGGAGGCCAAGGTCCCCACCTATGTGATCTTCACCGATGTCACCCTGCAGGCGATCGCCGAGCGGGCTCCGGTCGCCGAACAGGACCTGCTGGCGATTACCGGGATAGGACGCGTCAAACTGGAGCGGTACGGCGAGGCGGTGTTTGCCCTCTGTCGTGCTGCCGCAGATTAG
- a CDS encoding IucA/IucC family protein has translation MTGGPEPYLAARVLNALLREDYGGLAARVTRSKDGVALLLPGGRRVRLTPGSLFQDFVVAPEEALRLTEVLRTLREISAPADAAGVEAFTRECHEALRALDLHDAHRDGTLARLARAATARPGGAALSRPGQDGTTNRSDQDGTVAARSRMLLGAVRYETLAAFADHPVYPTARCRAGLSDEELTAHAPEFAPAFELRWAAVPRERVTGAALPYAPEFPSAGLPPELAGTHVLFPVHPLTVAEVGKIPWVVLGPEPYLEVRPTLSMRTVALDRDTHLKLPLATSTLGLRNRRSIKPDTLADGARAERLLRGIPGPGVLIADEQTYGHAGHEYLGWLVRRLPAGEIVPVAALSAPLPGGGQVVEEIAGRWYGGDVTRLLTEYLRLLFGLHVRLFIRYGTALEAHQQNLALVLGNGPTRLLTKDNDGLLTSPSRLRAAGLPVPDFTDGRMFTDDPHALADVFVTITLHLAAAAVVFGVLPSPQASRLVRDALAEALDGYGDDPMARLLRARTLDAARLVGKSMITSGTLVDKARTGARDVNKFYGTSGPNYLCRPPTTIPAVAMRRTPR, from the coding sequence ATGACCGGCGGGCCGGAACCGTACCTGGCCGCGCGGGTGCTGAACGCGCTGCTGCGCGAGGACTACGGCGGCCTGGCCGCACGGGTGACCCGGAGCAAGGACGGTGTCGCGCTGCTGCTGCCCGGCGGCCGCCGGGTACGGCTGACACCGGGCTCGCTGTTCCAGGACTTCGTGGTGGCCCCGGAGGAGGCGCTCCGCCTCACCGAGGTCCTGCGCACCCTGCGGGAGATATCCGCCCCGGCCGACGCCGCCGGAGTCGAGGCGTTCACCCGCGAGTGCCACGAGGCGCTCCGCGCCCTGGACCTCCACGACGCCCACCGTGACGGGACACTCGCCCGGCTGGCCCGTGCCGCGACCGCCCGCCCGGGTGGCGCCGCGCTCTCCCGTCCAGGTCAGGACGGCACGACGAACCGGTCCGATCAGGACGGCACGGTCGCCGCGCGGTCCCGCATGCTGCTCGGCGCCGTGCGGTACGAGACGCTGGCCGCCTTCGCCGACCATCCGGTCTATCCGACGGCCCGCTGCCGGGCCGGCCTTTCGGACGAGGAACTGACCGCCCACGCGCCGGAGTTCGCGCCCGCCTTCGAACTGCGCTGGGCGGCGGTGCCCCGGGAGCGGGTGACCGGGGCGGCCCTGCCGTACGCGCCGGAGTTCCCCTCGGCCGGGCTGCCCCCGGAGCTCGCCGGGACGCACGTGCTGTTCCCGGTGCATCCGCTGACGGTCGCGGAGGTCGGGAAGATCCCGTGGGTGGTGCTGGGGCCGGAGCCGTACCTGGAGGTCAGGCCCACGCTCTCGATGCGCACGGTCGCCCTCGACCGGGACACGCACCTGAAGCTGCCGCTGGCCACCAGCACGCTCGGGCTGCGCAACCGGCGGTCGATCAAGCCGGACACGCTGGCCGACGGGGCGCGGGCCGAGCGCCTGCTGCGCGGGATCCCCGGCCCCGGGGTGCTCATCGCCGACGAGCAGACCTACGGCCACGCCGGCCACGAGTATCTGGGCTGGCTCGTCCGCCGCCTCCCGGCGGGCGAGATCGTGCCGGTGGCCGCGCTGTCCGCCCCGCTGCCGGGTGGCGGGCAGGTCGTGGAGGAGATCGCCGGGAGATGGTACGGCGGGGACGTGACGCGGCTGCTCACCGAGTACCTGCGGCTGCTGTTCGGTCTCCACGTGCGGCTCTTCATCCGGTACGGCACGGCGCTGGAGGCCCACCAGCAGAACCTCGCGCTGGTGCTGGGGAACGGTCCCACCCGGCTGCTGACCAAGGACAACGACGGACTGCTGACCTCGCCCTCCCGGTTGCGCGCCGCCGGGCTGCCCGTGCCGGACTTCACCGACGGGCGGATGTTCACCGACGACCCGCACGCGCTCGCCGACGTGTTCGTGACCATCACCCTGCATCTGGCCGCCGCGGCGGTGGTCTTCGGCGTGCTGCCGTCGCCGCAGGCCTCCCGGCTGGTCCGCGACGCGCTCGCCGAGGCGCTCGACGGGTACGGGGACGACCCGATGGCCAGGCTGCTGCGGGCCAGGACCCTCGACGCCGCCAGGCTGGTCGGCAAATCAATGATCACTTCCGGGACCCTGGTGGACAAGGCACGCACCGGGGCGCGTGATGTGAACAAGTTCTATGGCACCAGCGGTCCCAACTACCTGTGCCGGCCTCCCACGACCATTCCGGCCGTGGCCATGCGAAGGACGCCCCGTTGA
- a CDS encoding alpha/beta hydrolase translates to MRTAVTVGALALAALMIGPTAVHASSAADVASVPSQSGTGAAGKATYTAKAGAAGSGRKGDPTPTPTPVPTPTPTPTETAAAATDPLLQSVSVDTVAYGPHIRQRMDVWYQGDGRVRPGVFLIHGGWWSSGDKKQMTAVTRSYVEQGYTVFNINYRLSGDAAWPAQRTDTLDAIATARRHAPLWAFDPDNYVVVGFSAGGHLSTAVGTYGSGLPGLRGVVGISPVISPITAYNEGADTLDVNSRKLRESAILLAGGCEPVKCPKIWNSMEVPLHASRGDAPVLTFHSEDEFVSVEHSNRLQERLAKAGVNMTVRTEPGAEHSSPMYRLPGVAETVHAWIAARLR, encoded by the coding sequence GTGCGAACTGCGGTAACCGTGGGTGCGCTCGCCCTGGCGGCGTTGATGATCGGCCCCACCGCGGTACATGCGTCCTCGGCGGCGGACGTGGCCTCCGTACCCTCTCAGTCGGGTACCGGGGCGGCCGGGAAGGCCACGTATACCGCGAAGGCCGGGGCGGCCGGCAGCGGGAGGAAGGGCGATCCGACGCCCACCCCCACTCCCGTCCCCACCCCCACTCCGACACCGACGGAGACGGCGGCGGCGGCGACCGACCCGCTGCTCCAGAGCGTCTCCGTCGACACCGTCGCCTACGGGCCGCACATCCGGCAGCGGATGGACGTCTGGTACCAGGGCGACGGCCGCGTGCGACCCGGCGTGTTCCTGATCCACGGCGGCTGGTGGTCGTCCGGGGACAAGAAGCAGATGACCGCGGTGACCCGGAGCTACGTCGAGCAGGGCTACACGGTCTTCAACATCAACTACCGCCTCTCCGGCGACGCGGCCTGGCCCGCCCAGCGCACCGACACCCTCGACGCCATCGCGACGGCGCGCAGGCACGCCCCCCTGTGGGCCTTCGACCCGGACAACTACGTGGTCGTCGGCTTCTCCGCCGGAGGTCACCTGTCCACCGCCGTCGGCACCTACGGGAGCGGTCTGCCCGGTCTGCGCGGCGTGGTCGGCATCTCTCCGGTGATCTCACCGATCACGGCCTACAACGAGGGGGCCGACACCCTCGACGTGAACAGCCGCAAGCTGCGCGAGTCGGCCATCCTCCTCGCCGGGGGCTGCGAGCCCGTCAAGTGCCCCAAAATCTGGAACAGCATGGAAGTGCCGCTGCACGCGAGCCGCGGTGACGCCCCCGTCCTGACCTTCCACTCCGAGGACGAGTTCGTGTCGGTCGAGCACAGCAACCGGCTCCAGGAGCGCCTGGCCAAGGCCGGCGTGAACATGACGGTGCGGACCGAGCCGGGGGCCGAGCACAGCTCGCCGATGTACCGGCTGCCCGGCGTGGCCGAGACGGTGCACGCCTGGATAGCCGCCAGGCTCCGCTGA
- a CDS encoding RNA polymerase sigma factor, whose product MSVDRDAENLLRELAPQVLGVLVRRHGVFDACEDAVQEALLAAALQWPVEGTPENPRGWLITVASRKLVDQVRGEQARRRREERIALAAPQAALRSGATDQSTDRDDSLALLFLCCHPALSAPSRVALTLRAVGGLTTAQIAVAFLVPEATMAQRISRAKQTIKSSGTPLGMPEPADRAERLSAVLHVLYLIFNEGYTRTDGAELTAPALSGEAIRLTRMLRRALPDDAEAAGLLALMLLTDARRPARTGPDGDLVPLAEQDRGRWDRRLIAEGVDLISRTLPLGRVGPYQLQAAIAAVHDEAEHVDATDWPQILTLYTLLEQVEPGPMVTLNRAVAVAMVDGPAAGLDVVTALESDRRMARHHRLLATRAHFLELLGRREAALDAYRDAARRATSAPERRHLTTRATRLAAQGN is encoded by the coding sequence GTGAGCGTCGATCGTGACGCCGAGAACCTGCTGCGCGAGCTGGCGCCGCAGGTCCTCGGTGTGCTCGTGCGCCGGCATGGCGTCTTCGACGCGTGCGAGGACGCCGTCCAGGAGGCGCTGCTGGCCGCCGCGCTGCAGTGGCCGGTGGAGGGTACGCCGGAGAATCCGCGGGGCTGGCTGATCACCGTCGCGTCCCGCAAGCTGGTGGACCAGGTGCGCGGCGAGCAGGCGCGCAGGCGCCGCGAGGAGCGCATCGCCCTGGCCGCTCCGCAGGCCGCGCTGCGGAGCGGCGCCACCGATCAGAGCACCGACCGGGACGACTCGCTCGCGCTGCTGTTCCTGTGCTGCCATCCGGCGCTGTCGGCCCCCAGCCGCGTCGCGCTGACGCTGCGCGCGGTCGGCGGCCTGACCACCGCCCAGATCGCGGTGGCATTCCTGGTACCGGAGGCGACCATGGCCCAACGCATCAGCCGGGCCAAGCAGACCATCAAGTCCTCCGGCACACCGCTCGGCATGCCGGAACCCGCCGACCGCGCCGAACGGCTGAGCGCGGTGCTGCACGTGCTGTATCTGATCTTCAATGAGGGTTACACCAGGACCGACGGCGCCGAGCTGACCGCGCCGGCACTGTCGGGCGAGGCGATCCGGCTTACCCGGATGCTGCGCCGCGCGCTGCCCGACGACGCCGAGGCCGCGGGGCTGCTGGCGCTGATGCTGCTCACCGACGCGCGCCGTCCCGCGCGGACGGGGCCCGACGGCGATCTGGTGCCGCTGGCCGAGCAGGACCGAGGGCGCTGGGACCGCCGGCTCATCGCGGAGGGGGTTGACCTGATCAGCCGGACCCTGCCGCTGGGACGGGTCGGCCCTTATCAGCTCCAGGCGGCCATCGCCGCCGTGCACGACGAGGCCGAGCATGTCGACGCCACCGACTGGCCGCAGATCCTCACGCTGTACACCCTGCTGGAACAGGTCGAGCCGGGCCCGATGGTCACCCTCAACCGGGCCGTCGCCGTCGCCATGGTGGACGGTCCCGCCGCGGGGCTGGACGTGGTGACCGCCCTGGAGTCCGACAGGCGAATGGCACGCCACCACCGCCTGCTCGCCACCCGCGCCCACTTCCTGGAACTGCTCGGGAGACGCGAGGCGGCACTGGACGCCTACCGCGACGCCGCCCGACGCGCCACCAGCGCACCGGAACGGCGCCACCTGACCACCCGCGCGACCCGGCTCGCCGCCCAGGGAAACTGA
- a CDS encoding acyl-CoA thioesterase, with product MNEALKELLNLLDLEQIELDIFRGRSPEERIQRVFGGQVAAQALVAAGRTVPPERHVHSLHAYFIRPGDPAIPIVYHVERVRDGRSFTTRRISAIQHGKVIFSMSASFHIVEEGVEHQAAVIPEVVQPESLPMLQDRILEVVGEDSPWREWLSRPRPVDARYVTPLTWEAHLDPALRGSKTNVWFRYDTELPDDPLLHVVLAAYASDFTLVDTVLLTHGLAWGASNVSGASLDHAMWFHRPFRVDDWMLYAQESPWSGAARGLARGEMFTRSGELAVSVVQEAMIRVS from the coding sequence GTGAACGAGGCGCTCAAGGAGTTGCTGAACCTACTCGACCTGGAACAGATCGAGCTTGACATCTTCCGGGGCCGCAGCCCCGAGGAGCGCATACAGCGGGTGTTCGGCGGCCAGGTGGCCGCCCAGGCACTGGTGGCGGCGGGCCGTACGGTGCCGCCGGAACGTCACGTCCACTCGCTGCATGCCTACTTCATCCGCCCGGGAGACCCGGCGATCCCGATCGTGTACCACGTCGAGCGGGTGCGGGACGGCCGGTCGTTCACCACCCGGCGGATCTCGGCCATCCAGCACGGCAAGGTGATATTCAGCATGTCGGCCTCCTTCCACATCGTGGAGGAAGGCGTCGAGCACCAGGCCGCGGTCATCCCCGAGGTGGTCCAGCCGGAGAGCCTGCCCATGCTCCAGGACCGGATCCTGGAGGTCGTGGGGGAGGACTCGCCGTGGCGGGAGTGGCTGAGCAGGCCGCGCCCGGTGGACGCCAGGTATGTGACCCCCCTGACGTGGGAGGCCCACCTCGACCCGGCGCTGCGCGGCTCGAAGACGAACGTCTGGTTCCGCTACGACACCGAACTGCCCGACGACCCGCTGCTGCACGTGGTGCTGGCCGCCTACGCCTCGGACTTCACCCTGGTGGACACCGTGCTGCTGACCCACGGTCTCGCCTGGGGCGCTTCCAACGTCTCCGGAGCCTCGCTCGACCACGCGATGTGGTTCCACCGTCCCTTCCGGGTGGACGACTGGATGCTGTATGCCCAGGAATCGCCCTGGTCGGGAGCCGCGCGCGGGCTGGCCAGGGGCGAGATGTTCACCCGTTCCGGCGAACTGGCGGTGTCAGTGGTGCAGGAGGCCATGATCCGTGTGAGTTAG
- the nudC gene encoding NAD(+) diphosphatase, protein MDITAQEGLLGPLLLARSAIDRSAMLRNDAEWLKRAWADGASRVVVVDDGQALVRRNGEQTALVLLPTAEAPEGERYLLGVDTEGVVYFAVSAPLAGVSHGDAFNRLVAPLAPSELQDGRPVAAGLRQVGPLLDDLDAGLLVYAVALEAWHSTHEFCPRCGSRTEVRAGGHVRVCLKDGSQHFPRVDPAVIMMIHDDEDRCLLARGPQWPEGRLSVLAGFVEPGESLEHAVAREVMEEVGVHIADPRYLGSQPWPFPRSLMLGFFARATTTEFVLDPEEIAEAHWFSRAELLAALESGAVRLPSEVSIARRLIETWYGGPLVGDW, encoded by the coding sequence GTGGATATCACTGCACAAGAGGGACTACTGGGACCGCTGCTGCTCGCACGCAGCGCGATCGACCGTTCGGCGATGCTCCGCAACGATGCCGAGTGGCTCAAGCGGGCATGGGCCGACGGTGCGAGCAGGGTCGTGGTGGTCGACGACGGGCAGGCACTGGTCCGCCGGAACGGCGAGCAGACCGCGCTGGTCCTGCTCCCCACGGCCGAGGCGCCCGAGGGTGAGCGCTACCTGCTCGGCGTGGACACCGAGGGCGTCGTCTACTTCGCCGTGTCGGCGCCGCTGGCGGGCGTCTCCCACGGAGACGCGTTCAACCGGCTCGTCGCCCCGCTCGCCCCCTCGGAGTTGCAGGACGGCCGGCCCGTCGCCGCCGGGCTCCGCCAGGTCGGCCCGCTGCTGGACGACCTGGACGCCGGGCTGCTGGTCTATGCGGTCGCCCTGGAGGCGTGGCACTCCACTCACGAGTTCTGCCCGCGCTGCGGGAGCCGCACCGAGGTGCGGGCCGGTGGGCACGTACGGGTCTGCCTCAAAGACGGCAGCCAGCACTTCCCCCGGGTCGACCCCGCGGTGATCATGATGATTCACGACGACGAGGACCGGTGCCTGCTGGCCCGCGGCCCGCAGTGGCCCGAGGGGCGGCTGTCGGTGCTCGCCGGGTTCGTCGAGCCGGGCGAGTCGCTGGAGCACGCCGTGGCCCGCGAGGTGATGGAGGAGGTCGGCGTGCACATCGCCGACCCCCGTTATCTGGGCAGTCAGCCCTGGCCGTTCCCGCGCAGCCTGATGCTCGGCTTCTTCGCGCGGGCCACCACGACGGAGTTCGTCCTCGACCCCGAGGAGATCGCCGAGGCGCACTGGTTCAGCCGCGCCGAGCTGCTGGCCGCGCTGGAGAGCGGTGCGGTGCGCCTGCCCTCCGAGGTCTCGATCGCCCGCAGGCTGATCGAGACCTGGTACGGCGGGCCGCTGGTGGGAGACTGGTGA
- a CDS encoding mycoredoxin, translating to MALTVYTTTWCGPCKRLKSQLTREGITYREIDIERDPEAAQFVMSVNNGNQAVPTVLFEDGTAVTNPSVIEVKARLGV from the coding sequence ATGGCGCTGACTGTTTACACCACCACCTGGTGCGGCCCCTGCAAGCGGCTGAAGTCCCAACTCACCCGGGAGGGCATCACCTACCGGGAGATCGACATCGAGCGGGATCCCGAGGCCGCGCAGTTCGTCATGAGCGTGAACAACGGCAACCAGGCCGTACCGACCGTGCTGTTCGAGGACGGAACGGCCGTGACCAATCCCTCGGTGATCGAGGTCAAGGCCCGGCTGGGCGTCTGA
- a CDS encoding YciI family protein, producing the protein MKYVAMIYGNQAKWDSFPAEEWTEAVAEQDAFNRRYRETGELVGAYGLADAVNAQLVRRKDGAVAVTDGPYLETKEYIASFYLLDCESLERAQQIAADMPFADVEPVELWPVLHESAVDM; encoded by the coding sequence GTGAAGTACGTCGCGATGATCTACGGGAACCAGGCCAAGTGGGACTCCTTCCCCGCTGAGGAGTGGACGGAGGCCGTGGCCGAGCAGGACGCGTTCAACCGCAGGTACCGGGAGACCGGCGAGCTCGTGGGCGCCTACGGGCTCGCGGACGCGGTCAACGCCCAGCTCGTGCGCCGCAAGGACGGCGCCGTGGCGGTGACCGACGGACCGTACCTGGAGACCAAGGAGTACATCGCCAGCTTCTACCTGCTCGACTGCGAGAGCCTGGAGCGCGCTCAGCAGATCGCGGCGGACATGCCCTTCGCCGATGTGGAGCCGGTCGAGCTGTGGCCGGTTCTGCACGAGTCCGCGGTGGACATGTGA
- a CDS encoding dihydrofolate reductase family protein, which yields MGKLIHFVHQSLDGFIEGPNGEFDWPRMGPELSAYSQELSSGDKAFLYGRVVWDMMSAYWPEAEEHSGHEHDLAFAPIWRAAPKVVVSRTLEKADWNTRVISENAVGELTALKESGATLLLFGGSALASHLTRHGVIDEYQIFVHPVILGGGKPVFQQDRRTGLELTETRTFDSEVVLLRHRRTAAQS from the coding sequence ATGGGCAAGCTCATCCACTTCGTGCACCAGTCCCTCGACGGCTTCATCGAGGGCCCCAACGGGGAGTTCGACTGGCCGCGGATGGGCCCGGAACTGTCCGCCTACTCGCAGGAACTGAGCTCCGGCGACAAGGCGTTCCTCTACGGGCGCGTGGTCTGGGACATGATGTCGGCCTACTGGCCCGAGGCCGAGGAGCACTCCGGGCACGAGCACGACCTGGCCTTCGCCCCGATCTGGCGCGCGGCGCCGAAGGTCGTGGTCTCGCGGACACTGGAGAAGGCCGACTGGAACACCCGCGTGATCAGCGAGAACGCCGTCGGGGAACTGACCGCGCTCAAGGAGTCCGGCGCCACTCTGCTGCTGTTCGGCGGGTCGGCGCTGGCCTCCCACCTCACCCGGCACGGCGTGATCGACGAGTACCAGATCTTCGTCCACCCGGTGATCCTGGGCGGCGGCAAGCCGGTCTTCCAGCAGGACCGTCGGACCGGCCTCGAACTTACCGAAACGCGGACGTTCGACTCCGAGGTCGTCCTGCTCCGCCATCGGCGCACCGCCGCGCAGAGCTGA
- a CDS encoding siderophore biosynthesis protein, whose translation MRLYLTALRPTDSVTDGFLPAAHALGCDVTILTDQPERHVATGAEVLHCDVRDARAVIDIIAHHHPPDAVFSNSDHIQAETALAAAYFGLPGKDWRACVSAKNKALTRHRLAAAGVETVRSVRLAPGDPMPPDPPFPAVVKPREGVASEDVVLVRDAGELAAAVRDVRSRRPDETLVVEEYLDGPLHTLETLGDGEDVRVIGGFRTTLGPLPYFVEERLDWEPPPAREHVLRALDALGVGFGACHTEYAMTPAGPRIIEVNYRVIGDHCDFLLGDLLGVPLFEHILGVHLGAALPAPDGGGSHRAPGPPGRDREERDIPPEAGHDPGAAVSAEPGPGRSSGHGTVLSLVADRPGTVTASPGTVVPAAGDLVRLWHRPLRAVGDRIALSHTNRDYLGIVRAIGPDRAGVDAAVAGFTARHPWEIS comes from the coding sequence TTGCGGCTGTACCTCACCGCGCTCCGGCCGACCGACTCGGTCACGGACGGTTTCCTCCCGGCGGCACACGCGCTGGGCTGCGACGTCACGATCCTGACCGACCAGCCGGAGCGCCACGTGGCCACGGGGGCCGAGGTGCTCCACTGCGACGTCCGCGACGCGCGGGCAGTGATCGACATCATTGCGCACCACCATCCGCCGGACGCGGTTTTCTCCAACTCCGACCACATCCAGGCGGAGACCGCTCTCGCCGCCGCCTATTTCGGCCTGCCCGGCAAGGACTGGAGAGCCTGCGTCTCCGCGAAGAACAAGGCGCTCACCCGGCACCGACTGGCGGCGGCCGGAGTCGAGACCGTCCGTTCCGTACGGCTGGCACCGGGCGACCCCATGCCGCCGGACCCGCCGTTCCCCGCGGTCGTCAAGCCCCGTGAAGGCGTGGCCAGCGAGGACGTCGTCCTGGTACGCGACGCCGGCGAACTCGCGGCGGCCGTGCGGGACGTCCGGAGCAGACGGCCGGACGAGACACTGGTCGTGGAGGAGTATCTCGACGGCCCCCTGCACACGCTGGAGACCCTCGGCGACGGGGAGGACGTCCGGGTGATCGGCGGCTTCCGGACGACCCTGGGGCCGCTGCCGTACTTCGTGGAGGAGCGGCTCGACTGGGAGCCCCCGCCCGCGCGCGAGCACGTGCTGCGGGCGCTGGACGCACTGGGGGTGGGCTTCGGGGCCTGCCACACGGAGTATGCGATGACTCCCGCGGGGCCACGGATCATCGAGGTCAACTACCGGGTGATCGGCGACCACTGCGACTTCCTGCTCGGCGACCTGCTGGGAGTCCCGCTGTTCGAGCACATCCTCGGTGTCCACCTGGGAGCCGCACTGCCCGCGCCGGACGGGGGCGGCTCCCACCGGGCACCCGGGCCGCCCGGCCGGGACCGGGAGGAGCGCGACATCCCTCCGGAGGCGGGACACGACCCCGGAGCCGCTGTCTCCGCGGAGCCGGGACCAGGCCGGTCGAGCGGCCACGGGACCGTGCTGAGCCTGGTGGCGGACCGGCCCGGCACCGTGACGGCCTCTCCGGGCACGGTCGTACCGGCCGCCGGCGACCTGGTCCGGCTCTGGCACCGGCCGTTGCGTGCGGTAGGCGACCGGATCGCCCTGAGCCACACCAACCGCGACTATCTGGGCATCGTCCGCGCGATCGGCCCCGACCGGGCGGGCGTCGACGCGGCCGTGGCCGGCTTCACCGCCCGGCACCCCTGGGAGATCTCATGA